A single window of Anser cygnoides isolate HZ-2024a breed goose chromosome 12, Taihu_goose_T2T_genome, whole genome shotgun sequence DNA harbors:
- the LOC106043112 gene encoding receptor-interacting serine/threonine-protein kinase 2-like isoform X2 — translation MPHETDFYRVSAAVSLHCSFYANIFGASYLEMAKPLPVVAQEDLDSFTLTRTGSGFALKAFHVSWNTHISVRLLTSQNATERERKLLLQDIANIRCCKSERLLPALGIYQYYGLVGIVTEWMSNGSLHSLIHEHQLYPDLPFPLLIRILSDVAEGLHHLHSLEPAFCHCSLKPSNVLLDMQYRAKISDYGLTNWRKQQLRSDLQNCNQRKCQDLVYIPPEILRGGLPSREGDIYSFGIMCWESLSRRKPFEGQKTLLEVLTGICNSLRPGISEEFIPSNLPQRNTLLHFIALCWHQEPDYRPHTAECVDLLNGILTTINKEAISNAIYNLMDAKVMCPQKNNEVMSKKIPLVLPSLTTILLDSNTNHARRENILEMDLANSTPQNATKTAHLGSDCRKDFCTPPLSGPMAGKENSQRKDPPLALKHKQQTMHPEQAVTGPCCKGNCCQILTCQRGTILSCMTEGRLNHVLDVLRSQQMLSRMDYETIISYPTVTGRARALLDTCLCLGERAAQAVVTVLTETKCRPLG, via the exons ATGCCCCACGAAACAGACTTCTACCGGGTATCTGCAGCAGTTTCACTACACTGTAGTTTTTATGCTAATATTTTTGGAG ccAGCTATCTAGAAATGGCCAAACCGTTGCCTGTAGTAGCTCAGGAGGATTTGGATAGCTTTACCTTGACCAGGACAGGCTCAGGCTTTGCACTGAAAGCCTTTCATGTTTCATGGAACACACACATCTCCGTGAGGCTGCTGACCAGCCAGAATGCTACAGAGAG GGAGAGGAAGCTGCTGCTTCAAGATATAGCAAATATCAGGTGCTGTAAGTCTGAACGTCTCCTGCCTGCTCTTGGGATTTACCAGTACTATGGACTTGTGGGGATAGTGACTGAGTGGATGAGCAATGGATCCCTCCACTCGCTCATCCATGAG CATCAGCTGTACCCAGATCTTCCATTTCCCTTGCTCATAAGGATCCTGTCAGATGTGGCTGAAGGGTTGCATCATCTTCACAGTCTTGAGCCTGCTTTCTGCCACTGCAGCCTTAAACCTTCCAATGTCCTTTTGGATATGCAGTACAGAGCCAAG ATATCAGATTATGGCCTAACCAACTGGAGGAAACAGCAGCTGAGGTCAGACCTGCAGAACTGCAATCAGAGAAAATGCCAGGATTTAGTGTACATCCCTCCTGAAATACTCAGAGGCGGCCTTCCTTCACGGGAAGGTGATATTTACAG ttttggaatAATGTGTTGGGAGAGCCTAAGCAGACGAAAGCCTTTTGAAG GTCAAAAAACCCTGCTGGAAGTTCTGACAGGAATCTGTAACAGCTTGCGGCCTGGCATTTCGGAGGAGTTTATACCAAGCAATTTGCCCCAGAGGAACACGTTGTTGCACTTTATTGCTCTTTGCTGGCATCAAGAACCAGATTACAGACCACATACTGCAG AATGTGTAGACCTTCTAAATGGAATTTTGACTACTATAAATAAGGAGGCAATTTCTAATGCAATCTACAATCTGATGGATGCAAAG gTCATGTGTCCACAAAAGAACAACGAAGTAATGAGCAAGAAAATCCCTCTTGTACTACCAAGCTTGACAACTATTCTACTTGATAGCAATACAAATCatgcaagaagagaaaatattcttgAGATGGATCTAGCAAACTCCACCCCACAGAACGCAACAAAGACAG CTCACCTAGGCTCTGACTGTAGAAAAGATTTTTGTACTCCTCCATTATCTGGTCCAATGGCAGGCAAAGAAAACAGTCAGCGTAAGGACCCACCACTGGCACTTAAGCACAAACAACAAACTATGCACCCTGAACAAGCAGTGACAG GTCCTTGCTGCAAAGGAAACTGCTGTCAAATATTAACCTGCCAGAGAGGAACCATACTGAGCTGCATGACAGAAGGACGCCTCAACCATGTCCTTGATGTCCTTCGCTCACAGCAAATGCTGTCTCGCATGGATTATGAAACAATCATCTCTTATCCCACAGTGACTGGCCGTGCTCGGGCGTTGTTAGACACTTGCCTTTGCCTTGGAGAGAGGGCAGCACAGGCTGTGGTGACTGTGCTTACAGAGACCAAATGCCGTCCTCTGGGATGA
- the LOC106043112 gene encoding receptor-interacting serine/threonine-protein kinase 2-like isoform X1, whose translation MPHETDFYRVSAAVSLHCSFYANIFGASYLEMAKPLPVVAQEDLDSFTLTRTGSGFALKAFHVSWNTHISVRLLTSQNATERERKLLLQDIANIRCCKSERLLPALGIYQYYGLVGIVTEWMSNGSLHSLIHEHQLYPDLPFPLLIRILSDVAEGLHHLHSLEPAFCHCSLKPSNVLLDMQYRAKISDYGLTNWRKQQLRSDLQNCNQRKCQDLVYIPPEILRGGLPSREGDIYSFGIMCWESLSRRKPFEGQKTLLEVLTGICNSLRPGISEEFIPSNLPQRNTLLHFIALCWHQEPDYRPHTAECVDLLNGILTTINKEAISNAIYNLMDAKETALNACKGSEIYTLQTGIRNSEVMCPQKNNEVMSKKIPLVLPSLTTILLDSNTNHARRENILEMDLANSTPQNATKTAHLGSDCRKDFCTPPLSGPMAGKENSQRKDPPLALKHKQQTMHPEQAVTGPCCKGNCCQILTCQRGTILSCMTEGRLNHVLDVLRSQQMLSRMDYETIISYPTVTGRARALLDTCLCLGERAAQAVVTVLTETKCRPLG comes from the exons ATGCCCCACGAAACAGACTTCTACCGGGTATCTGCAGCAGTTTCACTACACTGTAGTTTTTATGCTAATATTTTTGGAG ccAGCTATCTAGAAATGGCCAAACCGTTGCCTGTAGTAGCTCAGGAGGATTTGGATAGCTTTACCTTGACCAGGACAGGCTCAGGCTTTGCACTGAAAGCCTTTCATGTTTCATGGAACACACACATCTCCGTGAGGCTGCTGACCAGCCAGAATGCTACAGAGAG GGAGAGGAAGCTGCTGCTTCAAGATATAGCAAATATCAGGTGCTGTAAGTCTGAACGTCTCCTGCCTGCTCTTGGGATTTACCAGTACTATGGACTTGTGGGGATAGTGACTGAGTGGATGAGCAATGGATCCCTCCACTCGCTCATCCATGAG CATCAGCTGTACCCAGATCTTCCATTTCCCTTGCTCATAAGGATCCTGTCAGATGTGGCTGAAGGGTTGCATCATCTTCACAGTCTTGAGCCTGCTTTCTGCCACTGCAGCCTTAAACCTTCCAATGTCCTTTTGGATATGCAGTACAGAGCCAAG ATATCAGATTATGGCCTAACCAACTGGAGGAAACAGCAGCTGAGGTCAGACCTGCAGAACTGCAATCAGAGAAAATGCCAGGATTTAGTGTACATCCCTCCTGAAATACTCAGAGGCGGCCTTCCTTCACGGGAAGGTGATATTTACAG ttttggaatAATGTGTTGGGAGAGCCTAAGCAGACGAAAGCCTTTTGAAG GTCAAAAAACCCTGCTGGAAGTTCTGACAGGAATCTGTAACAGCTTGCGGCCTGGCATTTCGGAGGAGTTTATACCAAGCAATTTGCCCCAGAGGAACACGTTGTTGCACTTTATTGCTCTTTGCTGGCATCAAGAACCAGATTACAGACCACATACTGCAG AATGTGTAGACCTTCTAAATGGAATTTTGACTACTATAAATAAGGAGGCAATTTCTAATGCAATCTACAATCTGATGGATGCAAAG GAGACAGCACTTAATGCATGCAAAGGTTCAGAAATATACACGTTGCAGACAGGCATACGCAATTCAGAG gTCATGTGTCCACAAAAGAACAACGAAGTAATGAGCAAGAAAATCCCTCTTGTACTACCAAGCTTGACAACTATTCTACTTGATAGCAATACAAATCatgcaagaagagaaaatattcttgAGATGGATCTAGCAAACTCCACCCCACAGAACGCAACAAAGACAG CTCACCTAGGCTCTGACTGTAGAAAAGATTTTTGTACTCCTCCATTATCTGGTCCAATGGCAGGCAAAGAAAACAGTCAGCGTAAGGACCCACCACTGGCACTTAAGCACAAACAACAAACTATGCACCCTGAACAAGCAGTGACAG GTCCTTGCTGCAAAGGAAACTGCTGTCAAATATTAACCTGCCAGAGAGGAACCATACTGAGCTGCATGACAGAAGGACGCCTCAACCATGTCCTTGATGTCCTTCGCTCACAGCAAATGCTGTCTCGCATGGATTATGAAACAATCATCTCTTATCCCACAGTGACTGGCCGTGCTCGGGCGTTGTTAGACACTTGCCTTTGCCTTGGAGAGAGGGCAGCACAGGCTGTGGTGACTGTGCTTACAGAGACCAAATGCCGTCCTCTGGGATGA
- the LOC106043112 gene encoding receptor-interacting serine/threonine-protein kinase 2-like isoform X3 yields the protein MAKPLPVVAQEDLDSFTLTRTGSGFALKAFHVSWNTHISVRLLTSQNATERERKLLLQDIANIRCCKSERLLPALGIYQYYGLVGIVTEWMSNGSLHSLIHEHQLYPDLPFPLLIRILSDVAEGLHHLHSLEPAFCHCSLKPSNVLLDMQYRAKISDYGLTNWRKQQLRSDLQNCNQRKCQDLVYIPPEILRGGLPSREGDIYSFGIMCWESLSRRKPFEGQKTLLEVLTGICNSLRPGISEEFIPSNLPQRNTLLHFIALCWHQEPDYRPHTAECVDLLNGILTTINKEAISNAIYNLMDAKETALNACKGSEIYTLQTGIRNSEVMCPQKNNEVMSKKIPLVLPSLTTILLDSNTNHARRENILEMDLANSTPQNATKTAHLGSDCRKDFCTPPLSGPMAGKENSQRKDPPLALKHKQQTMHPEQAVTGPCCKGNCCQILTCQRGTILSCMTEGRLNHVLDVLRSQQMLSRMDYETIISYPTVTGRARALLDTCLCLGERAAQAVVTVLTETKCRPLG from the exons ATGGCCAAACCGTTGCCTGTAGTAGCTCAGGAGGATTTGGATAGCTTTACCTTGACCAGGACAGGCTCAGGCTTTGCACTGAAAGCCTTTCATGTTTCATGGAACACACACATCTCCGTGAGGCTGCTGACCAGCCAGAATGCTACAGAGAG GGAGAGGAAGCTGCTGCTTCAAGATATAGCAAATATCAGGTGCTGTAAGTCTGAACGTCTCCTGCCTGCTCTTGGGATTTACCAGTACTATGGACTTGTGGGGATAGTGACTGAGTGGATGAGCAATGGATCCCTCCACTCGCTCATCCATGAG CATCAGCTGTACCCAGATCTTCCATTTCCCTTGCTCATAAGGATCCTGTCAGATGTGGCTGAAGGGTTGCATCATCTTCACAGTCTTGAGCCTGCTTTCTGCCACTGCAGCCTTAAACCTTCCAATGTCCTTTTGGATATGCAGTACAGAGCCAAG ATATCAGATTATGGCCTAACCAACTGGAGGAAACAGCAGCTGAGGTCAGACCTGCAGAACTGCAATCAGAGAAAATGCCAGGATTTAGTGTACATCCCTCCTGAAATACTCAGAGGCGGCCTTCCTTCACGGGAAGGTGATATTTACAG ttttggaatAATGTGTTGGGAGAGCCTAAGCAGACGAAAGCCTTTTGAAG GTCAAAAAACCCTGCTGGAAGTTCTGACAGGAATCTGTAACAGCTTGCGGCCTGGCATTTCGGAGGAGTTTATACCAAGCAATTTGCCCCAGAGGAACACGTTGTTGCACTTTATTGCTCTTTGCTGGCATCAAGAACCAGATTACAGACCACATACTGCAG AATGTGTAGACCTTCTAAATGGAATTTTGACTACTATAAATAAGGAGGCAATTTCTAATGCAATCTACAATCTGATGGATGCAAAG GAGACAGCACTTAATGCATGCAAAGGTTCAGAAATATACACGTTGCAGACAGGCATACGCAATTCAGAG gTCATGTGTCCACAAAAGAACAACGAAGTAATGAGCAAGAAAATCCCTCTTGTACTACCAAGCTTGACAACTATTCTACTTGATAGCAATACAAATCatgcaagaagagaaaatattcttgAGATGGATCTAGCAAACTCCACCCCACAGAACGCAACAAAGACAG CTCACCTAGGCTCTGACTGTAGAAAAGATTTTTGTACTCCTCCATTATCTGGTCCAATGGCAGGCAAAGAAAACAGTCAGCGTAAGGACCCACCACTGGCACTTAAGCACAAACAACAAACTATGCACCCTGAACAAGCAGTGACAG GTCCTTGCTGCAAAGGAAACTGCTGTCAAATATTAACCTGCCAGAGAGGAACCATACTGAGCTGCATGACAGAAGGACGCCTCAACCATGTCCTTGATGTCCTTCGCTCACAGCAAATGCTGTCTCGCATGGATTATGAAACAATCATCTCTTATCCCACAGTGACTGGCCGTGCTCGGGCGTTGTTAGACACTTGCCTTTGCCTTGGAGAGAGGGCAGCACAGGCTGTGGTGACTGTGCTTACAGAGACCAAATGCCGTCCTCTGGGATGA